The following is a genomic window from Vibrio cyclitrophicus.
CTTGTTTTTGAACTTAAAGACGTTACCATTTTTCTTCCAAGCCGCCATGGCGCGTCTGAGTTGATCCGCTTCTCCACCTGTAAACCCTGCTGCCACCATCGCGAGCTTAATCACTTGTTCTTGGAATATCGGCACACCTAAGGTGCGCGACAGTACCGATTTAACATCCTTAGATGGATAGCTGATTGGCTCAATACCATCTCGACGCTTTAAGAATGGGTGAACCATATTGCCTTGAATAGGCCCAGGACGCACGATAGCGATTTGAATCACCAAGTCGTAATAAGTCCTTGGTTTGAGCCTTGGCAGCATGCTCATTTGCGCGCGTGACTCAATTTGGAATATACCGACCGTGTCTGCTCGTTGAATCATGCCATAAACCTGAGGATCGTCCTTGAGGCGAGTGATCTCTGCGATGGTGAGTGATCGCCCGTGAATGCGTTTGATCAGGTCGAAGCACTTACGAATCGCAGAAAGCATACCAAGCGCGAGTACATCGACTTTAAGCAGCCCTAAGGTTTCAAGATCATCTTTATCCCATTGAATGATGGTTCGATCGTGCATAGCTGCATTCTCGACGGGAACCAATTCGTACAAAGGCCCAGAAGAGATCACAAAGCCACCAACGTGCTGAGATAAGTGACGTGGAAAGCCGATGATCTCATTAACTAAATGGATAAATTGCTGACCTTTCAAAGAGTCCGGTTGCAGCCCCAATTGAGTTAATTGAGCCTGCCAACCTAAGCTTTTGTCTCTGCGGTTGGTGTTCTTTATGAAGTAATCCAGCTGAGTTTCTTGTAGCCCTAAAGCTTTGCCGACATCTCTTACTGCACTTTTGAAGCGATATGAAATGACAGTTGCGGCAAGTGCTGCGCGTTCTCTACCGTATTTTTTGTAGATGTATTGGATGACTTCTTCACGGCGCTCATGCTCAAAATCGACATCAATATCCGGCGGCTCATCACGTTCTTTACTGATGAAGCGTTCAAATAATACTGAGATCTGTCTTGGGTCGACAGAGGTGATTTCTAAGCAGTAACAGACCACGGAATTGGCCGCTGAACCTCGACCTTGGTAAAGAATCCCTTGGCTTTTGGCAAACATGACGATGTCGTGGATCGTGAGAAAAAAGAAAGGGTAGTCAAGCTCGTCAATCAGCCCCAGTTCTTTCTCTATGATTTGTTGAATGTCGTTAGGCACGCCTTGCGGGAAGCGAGCTCGTTTTCCTTTTTCGACTAACATGCGTAGATAACTCATGGGTGTCTCACCTTGAGGAATCAGCTCGCTTGGGTATTCGTAGCGCAAGCTGTCTAACTCAAACTCGCACAGCTCTGAGATTCGGTTGCTCTCTTCTAGCCACTCAACTTTGAATATATGAGAGAGCTTATTAATACTTCGTAAACAGCGCTCGGCATTAGCGAGTAAGTGACTGCCCACTTCGGTAATAGGTTTTTGGTATTTTATCGCAGTGAGTGAGTGCTGTAAGGGTAAGCGGTTAGCATTGTGCATCAGCACGCCACCACAAGCGGTTATCGGCAGTTGATGATGGTGTGACATCTCGACGCAATAGTCGATGTACTGCTGATCGGTTTGCTTTAGGTGTCGTTGTAAGCCGATCCAAAGCCGGCCTGAATGATGCTGAGAAAGCCATTGCCCCCAGTGTGCATCTTCATTTTTCTGTTGAGGGAGCCAAACAATAAAGCAGTGCTTAGCCGACATGATATCCCACTCAGAGAGTTGATAATGTCCTTTACTGCTACGACGTCTCGCATTGGTAATAATACGACACAGCTCGGCATAGGCTTCTCTGTTTGGGCATATCAAGATCACTTGGCACTCTTCATTTAACCAAAACATGCTCCCGACAATTTGTTTGAGCGACAGTTTATGTTGCTTGATTGCTGAGTGAACCTTAACGATGCCCGCCAGCGAGCACTCATCAGTAACTGCGAGCGCTTTGTAACGTAAGAAGTCGGCCTGTAAAACAAGCTCCTCTGCGTGTGAAGCTCCTTCAAGGAAGGAGTAATTACTTTGGCAAAATAGCTCTGAGTATTGCTGAGACATAACGTAATCTCACTTAACCATTGCGAGTGAATATGATTGAAAAAGGATGTTGAAGTTCAATAAGCAGAACGGACGAGATAGCGAAGTTTCTTACTTTCTGTCTTACAAACTAGCTAAATAAGCCGTGCAAAAACCACTGTTTATCTGGTGTTCTAAATATCCAGAGCCATCGACCGTTTTCACTGTGAGCAATAAAGTAGTCACGAATGATCTTCTCTCCGTCCCACCAGCCAGACACAATGCGCTCTGGGCCTTGAGATAAGGTGACGCTTTCGGTTAGTGCTTCGGGCTCTGGCAGTAAAATACTGGGCCTGAGTCGTTGTTGGTTGACGCTGAGAGCTATGGTTTGTTGCTCGCTCCCTGAGGGAGTTTGTCTCTTTGACACAGGTTTACTCAGTGTTGGGAGTGAATACTGATTGGCCTTTTCTGGCCTTGGGTCGTATTGTATTTTCGGTGTTTGAATGCAGGCTTGCCCAAGCTTTGCTTGCAGTAGTGAGAGCAAATCTAACGTGGCAAGTGTTCCTGTGTTACCATCAAAAAGATCATGGTAGGCCAATTGCGGTTCTCCATGACGAACCAAGGATAGGGTCAGCCCCTGAACCGGTGCTGTGAGCTTTAGTGATTCTAAGGTGAGATGCGTGAGATTTGCCCACTTTGTCGCAAGGTAATCACCTTGTGCTGAATAAAAAGAGACAGGGTGGTCGTCTTTATTTCTTAGGTGCAAAGTCAGCGTTAACTCGAAAGCCACTCGGTCACGTAACCTCAAAAAGCATTCGAGCTGATTCAACAATTTCAGCAAAGGCTTTTCGATGAATAGGATGTTTTCAATATCAAACAGCAGCTCCAAATATTGTTGGAAACTCTCTGGTGGATGATAAAAATCAATAGGGTGCTTGAACTGCCCATTAAGACGACCCACATAGTTCACCAAGTCGATATCAAAGCGGCGCGCGACATCTTGCAAAGGCAGCTTTAATAGGTCTTCTACGACATTGATACCAACACGATTCAGGCGCTCAACTTGTTTAGCAGGAAGCTCGCTTGAACTCAGCGCCTGCTGACTTACCCAAGCTTTCATTTGCTCAACATTGTTCGTCGCTTGGTTGATGGATTGCTTGCCTAAAAGGATTGCAGAAAGCGGCGAATAACCCGTGGCAAAGCTGAACTGGATATTGAGCGTTTCTAAATGGCTTTTGAGTTCATGCCAGTAGTTATCTAGCCCATCGTAAAGCGACAGCATGTTAGAGGCCTTAATCAATAATCCATTAGGTGGCAGTAAGGCCATGTCGGATGTAACCAGATAGGCCCATTGAGCAATCTCTTTCAGCTTATTTTTCTCTAGCTCAATGATGTAAGGGTGAACGTGTAAGTTATGGCAAAGCGCCGCTGCAGATCCTAGCCCCATACCTAGTGTTATGCCTGATTCCAGCGCGGCTGGGTTAGCTTGCAGCACATGGTGATCTTTTTCATCCACGATGATAATAGGTTGTTCGCGTGAGTCTTTGCTTGAACCCAATTCATTAGAGTTAAACAAGGTATCCAACTGCAGAGATGGAAAGTGCAGATAAAGCCACAACATACGCTAGCCTTGCTTTGCAATAGGAAAAGCAAGCACAGTGTTACCTGACAAAGCACGGTCTAAGTTGTCTTCATAAACGACTTGCTCTGTGAGTAACGGCCAGTTATGTGTCATGTCTAGAATAAAGCTGCCATACGACCAACTGCCTTTTCTTTTGGTGATCTCAACCTTTAACCCTTGAGCGTGAGAAGACAGCTTCATGCTTAAAGAAACGGGTAGGGATAACTGATTATGGCTGGTGGCTTTAAAATGAAATTGCAGACACTTACCCGTTTCGCTTGCTGCTTGCAGGCGCTTGGTTTGGTGGATTTCGAGATTGGTTCCCCATAACAATACAGAATGACAGGCACCACTCTTGAGGCACTGTTCAGCGGCCCATAATGCATCGAGGTCGCGTTGAGGCTCGATAACGAGAATATTTTCTAGTTGAATCCTTTGGCTGCTAAAAAACTCGGCACCTATTTTCCCTGGCGGGTTAATGAATATGGCCAGTTTCTGTGAGTTTTGTTGAGCTAAATAAGGAGTGAGTAGACGAAGTTCACCGATCCCTTGTTGTGACTCAACTTCAATAACACCGTGCGTTGGGAAGCCGCCATCAAGTTGCTTATCCAATTGAGGATAGCCTGTCGAAGTGGTACTTCCTAGCGTTGTTGATTGTAATCCTTTCCAGATTAACTGGCGGTCTTGTAAGTTTTTTATTAGTTCATGCATAATTAAATACCTGTATATACATACAGTATATTTAACAATGAAAAAGATGCAAAGCAAAATGACGAAAATTAGCGGAAGTAAGCGTTAGATGATTGATTTGGATATAAAAAAAGCCGCTATTAAAGCGACTTCTTGTTATTGCTCATAATATCAGCTACTTAGGTTGAGCATCGATACATTGGCCATTAATGTCTGTCACACTTGGGTTCATTAAGTGTAGATAAAGCGGGATGATGTCGAGTGGCGTTTTTAACTTGTTCGCATCTTCACCTGGGTACGCTTTTGCACGCATGCGTGTTTGAGTGCCTCCTGGGTTAATTGCGTTTACACGGATGTTAGTGTCTTCAAGCTCGTCCGCTAGGATTTGCATCATGCCTTCTGTTGCAAACTTTGAAATTGCGTAAGTGCCCCAAAACGCACGGCCAGAGTGACCAACCGTTGAAGAGGTAAAGACAATACGACCGGCTTCCGCTTTTTTAATAACTGGCAGTAATGCTTGAGTCATTAGAAATTCAGCTTTAACGTTGATTTGCATGACGCCATCAAACGTTTCTTCATCGATTTGATTAAACGGACTTAACGTGCCAAGCACACCTGCGTTATGCAGTAGACCGTCTAAGCGACCGAACTGAGATTCAATGGTTTCAGCCATGTCGATGTAGTTCTGTTTCGTCGCGCCTTTTAAATCCAGTGGGATAATCGCAGGTTGCGGGTAACCAGAACTTTCGATTTCGTCGTAAATCAATTCAAGGTTTTTGACATTGCGGCCTAACAGAATGACAGTTGCGCCATGTTGAGCGAAACTTAGTGCGGCTTGGCGACCAATGCCAGCACCGGCACCTGTAACCAAAATTACTTTATCTTTGAGGGCATCTGTAGAGATTGGGTAATCCACTGTGCTTATCCTTCTTTCTTTTATTATGTTCGTCATTCCATTGATGTTAAATCACACAGATAACCGCAGGAATGATGAGAAATTCTTGGTAATCGTGACAAGATGGTTACAATACACTAATTCATACAATAGGGGATATGACATTGGAATTTTTGTTGGACTACGGCTTGTTTTTAGCCAAGATTGCGACAGTTGTAATCGCCATCATTGCAATTTTAGTGATTGCTAAATCGGTGGGTGGAAAATCAAGCGCGATTAAAGGTGAGCTGGAAATCACGAACCTATCTGAACATCACAAACAGACGATTGAGCAACTTGAGCACCATCTACATGATGATGCTTTCATCAAAGCCCGTGATAAAGCAGAAAAGAAAGCGGAAAAAGAAAAAGTAAAATCACGTGGCAAAGAAGTGAAAAAAGCAGCGAAAGAGGGTGAGCTTGATAGCAAGCGTGAACCACACCTATTCGTTCTCGATTTTAACGGCAGCATTGATGCGAAAGAAGTGGCTTCGTTACGTGAAGAGGTAACGGCGGTGTTGGCTGTGGCTCGTGAAGGTGATGAAGTATTGCTTAAGCTTGAGTCTGGCGGTGGCATGGTTCACGGCTATGGTTTGGCGTCTTCTCAACTTGATCGCATCAAAGCAGCAGGTTTGCCTCTAACTATCTCGGTAGACAAAGTAGCCGCGAGTGGTGGTTACATGATGGCATGTATTGCGGACAAAATTGTATCTGCACCGTTTGCTATTGTTGGCTCTATTGGTGTTATTGCTCAACTGCCAAACTTCAATAAATTGCTTAAAAAGCATGACATTGAGTTCGAACAGCTAACGGCGGGTGAGTACAAACGCACGCTTACTATGTTTGGTGAGAACAGCGATAAAGCACGCGAGAAGTTTAAAGAAGAGCTCGAAGAGACGCATGGCTTATTCAAAGACTTCATCCGTGATCACCGCCCAGCACTCGATCTTGAAAAAGTAGCAACGGGTGAGCACTGGTTTGGCACACAAGCGCATGAACTTGGGCTAGTGGATGAGATCAGGACTTCTGATGATTTAGTCGTAGCAGCATGTAAAGACAAGACGGTTCTAGCGATTCACTACGTACAAAAGAAAAAATTATCAGATAAGCTAGCAGGCGTTGCAGGTAAATCTGCAGACAGTGTGCTGATGAAGTTGATTGAACGTGGCCAAAAGCCGATTGTTTAAGCTTATTTAGCTTTAGCTCTAGTATCTAGGTTTAGTGCCTTGCGTCTATTGAAGACGTTTGAGCCTTAAAAAGAAAGCGCATAAGTCATCAGACTTATGCGCTTTTTATTGCTCCACTTCCGAGCGGGTTGACCACTATGTTGTAGGGGGAGCGGAGTCTTATACCAATCACTTACTTTGATTGGTATTAAATCTTGGATCCATAATCGTTACGTTTTGGACACGTCGTGAGGATTTCTCTATGGCCTGTGTCTTTGAGCTCTTCCAAAATGACATCAAAGCCCCATAAGCGATAGAGATGCTTCATCACTTCATCGTAGCCTTTATCAAGCGGGATACGGTCATGAGGGACATATTGCAATGTCATTGAACGGTCACCACGAACATCCACATTAAACACCTGAATATTCGGTTCAAGGTTACTTAGGTTGTATTGTGCAGCCAGTTTTTCTCTAATCAAGCGATAGCCAGGATCATCGTGAATTGCACTAACTTCGATGGTATTTTTACGGTCGTCGTCGAGTACTGAGAATAGCTTAAAGTCACGAATGATCTTTGGAGAAAGGTATTGGCTGATGAAGCTTTCATCTTTGAAGTTGTGCATCGCAAAGTGAACCGCCTCTAACCAATCACTGCCGGCTAATTCAGGGAACCACTCCTTATCTTCATCGGTTGGCTCTTCACAGATACGTCGGATGTCTCTAAACATCGCAAAGCCAAGTGCATAAGGGTTTATCCCACTGAAATAAGGGCTGTTGTAGGCGGGTTGAGCAACCACACTGGTGTGACTGTGTAGGAACTCTAAGATGAACTTATCACTCACCAAACCTTCGTCGTAAAGGTGGTTCAGAATGGTGTAATGCCAGAAGGTAGCCCAACCCTCATTCATTACCTGTGTTTGTTTTTGAGGATAGAAATACTGGCTTACCTTACGAACGATACGAACACATTCACGTTGCCAAGGTTCAAGCAGTGGCGCGTTCTTTTCAATAAAGTAGAGGATGTTTTCTTGAGGCTCACTCGGGAAACGAACTTTTGTTGTTTCTTCCTTACTTTTATTTTGAGGAACGGTTCTCCATAGCTCATTCACTTGAGATTGCAGATAAGCTTCACGCTCTTCTTGTCTCGCCGTCTCTTCAGCAATCGAGATCTTTTCTGGGCGTTTGTACCTGTCTACGCCGTAATTCATCAGCGCATGACAAGAGTCGAGAAGTTGTTCTACTTCTGAAACACCGTATTTTTCCTCACAATCCGCGATGTATTTTTTAGCGAACAATAGATAATCAATAATCGAACTTGCGTCTGTCCAAGTTTGGAACAGATAGTTACCTTTAAAGAATGAGTTGTGGCCGTAACAAGCGTGAGCCATAACGAGCGCCTGCATAGTGACGGTGTTCTCTTCCATCAAGTAAGCGATACATGGATCCGAGTTGATCACGATCTCGTACGCTAACCCCATTTGGCCATGTTTATAGTTTTGTTCGGTTTGAATGAACTTCTTACCAAATGACCAATGGTTATAGTTGATAGGCATACCAATACTTGAGTAGGCATCCATCATCTGTTCAGAGGTAATGACTTCAATCTGGTTCTGGTAAGTATCTAAACGGTAATGCTGGGCCACACGCTTAATTTCAACGTGGTATTGTTCTAACAGGTTAAAGGTCCAGTCAGGGCCGTCAGGCAGCATCTTGTCGTTTTTCTTCTGCGCAGCCTTGTCTCTATCTGCAATGTTTGATTTCGCTGTCATGGCAAGCCCCCTTATGCTGTCTCTTTCTGGAACAGCTCTCTAAATACTGGAAAGATATCTTCTACGGTCTTGATGTTTTTCATTGCGAAGTTGTCAAAGCTACTTTCTAGTTTTTCGTATTCATGCCAAAGCGTTTGGTGAGAGCGGCGTGTAATTTCGATATAAGAGTAATACTGACAAGTTGGCAGAAGCGTGTTGACCAACAGCTCTTTACAGCGAGGTGAGTCATCAGCCCAGTTATCACCATCAGATGCTTGTGCCGCATAGATATTCCACTCATTAGCTGGGTAACGGTCGGCGACAATTTCTTTCATTAATTTCAGTGCACTAGAAACGATGGTACCCCCGGTCTCTTGAGGGTAGAAGAACTCATGCTCATCGACTTCTTTGGCTTGTGTATGGTGGCGAATAAACACGACATCGACGTTTTCGTAGGTTCGGTTGAGGAATAGGTAAAGTAGAACATAAAAACGCTTAGCGATATCTTTAGTCGCTTGGTCCATTGAGCCAGATACATCCATTAAACAGAACATCACGGCTTGGCTAGATGGGATAGGGCGCTTCTCGTAGTTTTTATAACGTAAGTCAAAGGTGTCAATGAACGGTACGCTTTCGATTTTCTTACGTAACTCGGCAATCTCTTCTTTTAATCGACTCTCTTCAAATGGTTGAGCGGGTTCTGTCATCTTAACTTGGTCAAGTTGTTCCATCAGTAGATTCAGCTCGCGTCTTTTCCCTGCTGTCATGGCAGTTCTACGCGCGAGAGATTGCTGTAGAGAACGTACAATCGCAATGTTGGACGGAATCCCTGCACTCTGATACCCAGAGCGATGGGTTTTCCATTCAGTGATTTTATTGACCTGATTTTTTTCAAGGTTAGGGAGTGCCAAGTCTTCAAAGAGAATATCAAGATACTCATCTTTGGAAATTTGGAAAGTAAACTCGTCTTGACCTTCGCCATCAGGGCTGGCGTCACCTTCGCCAGAGCCACCACCTTGTCCACCACCTTTAGGGCGCTCGATTTTATCGCCGGTAATGAACTGATCGTTACCTGGATGAACGCGTTCTCTTCGACCTCCTTGGCCTTGATGAAAACTAGGTTCTTTTATGTCTTTATGAGGAATCGTAACATCCTCACCCGTTTCAGTATTGGTGATTGAGCGTCGGTTGACTGCATCGGCCACAGATTCTTTGATTTGCTCTTTATGGCGTCTTAAGAAGCGCTGTCTGTTTACAGCACTCTTATTTTTGCCATTGAGCCTCCGATCGATAAATTGTGCCATAAGAACTCCCTCTCAGCTGATGTCGCGATCCTACTTTTTATTCGGGTATAAGAGTTATTGGTTTATTAACGTATAAAGTTATTGATTAGTACGAGCTGCTCACCTGAACAGCTCAAAACCGTTTCATTATGAGGATTTGCGAACTCTTAGGTACCACTCGGATAGCAGTCTGACTTGTTTTTCGGTGTAGCCTTTTTCCATCATACGAGCAACGAAGTCGTCATGTTTTTTCTGGTCATCCGTTGAGGTTTTAGCATTGAACGAAATAACAGGAAGCAGCTCTTCTGTGTTGGAGAACATTTTCTTCTCAATCACAGTGCGAAGCTTCTCGTAACTGGTCCAGACTGGGTTTTGACCGTTGTTGTTGGCTTTGGCACGAAGCACAAAGTTCACTATCTCGTTTCGGAAGTCTTTCGGGTTGCTGATACCGGCTGTTTTTTCGATTTTCTCCAGTTCACCATTCAGTGAAGCTCGATCAAATAGCTGGCCTGTTTCTGGATCGCGGTACTCTTGATCTTGAATCCAGAAATCAGCATAAGTCACATAGCGGTCGAAGATGTTTTGACCATACTCAGAGTAAGACTCTAGATATGCGGTTTGAATCTCTTTGCCGATGAACTCGACGTAACGAGGTACTAGGTATCCTTTCAAGAACTCAAGGTACTTCT
Proteins encoded in this region:
- a CDS encoding YciK family oxidoreductase; translation: MDYPISTDALKDKVILVTGAGAGIGRQAALSFAQHGATVILLGRNVKNLELIYDEIESSGYPQPAIIPLDLKGATKQNYIDMAETIESQFGRLDGLLHNAGVLGTLSPFNQIDEETFDGVMQINVKAEFLMTQALLPVIKKAEAGRIVFTSSTVGHSGRAFWGTYAISKFATEGMMQILADELEDTNIRVNAINPGGTQTRMRAKAYPGEDANKLKTPLDIIPLYLHLMNPSVTDINGQCIDAQPK
- a CDS encoding YeaH/YhbH family protein encodes the protein MAQFIDRRLNGKNKSAVNRQRFLRRHKEQIKESVADAVNRRSITNTETGEDVTIPHKDIKEPSFHQGQGGRRERVHPGNDQFITGDKIERPKGGGQGGGSGEGDASPDGEGQDEFTFQISKDEYLDILFEDLALPNLEKNQVNKITEWKTHRSGYQSAGIPSNIAIVRSLQQSLARRTAMTAGKRRELNLLMEQLDQVKMTEPAQPFEESRLKEEIAELRKKIESVPFIDTFDLRYKNYEKRPIPSSQAVMFCLMDVSGSMDQATKDIAKRFYVLLYLFLNRTYENVDVVFIRHHTQAKEVDEHEFFYPQETGGTIVSSALKLMKEIVADRYPANEWNIYAAQASDGDNWADDSPRCKELLVNTLLPTCQYYSYIEITRRSHQTLWHEYEKLESSFDNFAMKNIKTVEDIFPVFRELFQKETA
- the imuA gene encoding translesion DNA synthesis-associated protein ImuA, whose amino-acid sequence is MHELIKNLQDRQLIWKGLQSTTLGSTTSTGYPQLDKQLDGGFPTHGVIEVESQQGIGELRLLTPYLAQQNSQKLAIFINPPGKIGAEFFSSQRIQLENILVIEPQRDLDALWAAEQCLKSGACHSVLLWGTNLEIHQTKRLQAASETGKCLQFHFKATSHNQLSLPVSLSMKLSSHAQGLKVEITKRKGSWSYGSFILDMTHNWPLLTEQVVYEDNLDRALSGNTVLAFPIAKQG
- the sohB gene encoding protease SohB, yielding MEFLLDYGLFLAKIATVVIAIIAILVIAKSVGGKSSAIKGELEITNLSEHHKQTIEQLEHHLHDDAFIKARDKAEKKAEKEKVKSRGKEVKKAAKEGELDSKREPHLFVLDFNGSIDAKEVASLREEVTAVLAVAREGDEVLLKLESGGGMVHGYGLASSQLDRIKAAGLPLTISVDKVAASGGYMMACIADKIVSAPFAIVGSIGVIAQLPNFNKLLKKHDIEFEQLTAGEYKRTLTMFGENSDKAREKFKEELEETHGLFKDFIRDHRPALDLEKVATGEHWFGTQAHELGLVDEIRTSDDLVVAACKDKTVLAIHYVQKKKLSDKLAGVAGKSADSVLMKLIERGQKPIV
- a CDS encoding Y-family DNA polymerase, which translates into the protein MLWLYLHFPSLQLDTLFNSNELGSSKDSREQPIIIVDEKDHHVLQANPAALESGITLGMGLGSAAALCHNLHVHPYIIELEKNKLKEIAQWAYLVTSDMALLPPNGLLIKASNMLSLYDGLDNYWHELKSHLETLNIQFSFATGYSPLSAILLGKQSINQATNNVEQMKAWVSQQALSSSELPAKQVERLNRVGINVVEDLLKLPLQDVARRFDIDLVNYVGRLNGQFKHPIDFYHPPESFQQYLELLFDIENILFIEKPLLKLLNQLECFLRLRDRVAFELTLTLHLRNKDDHPVSFYSAQGDYLATKWANLTHLTLESLKLTAPVQGLTLSLVRHGEPQLAYHDLFDGNTGTLATLDLLSLLQAKLGQACIQTPKIQYDPRPEKANQYSLPTLSKPVSKRQTPSGSEQQTIALSVNQQRLRPSILLPEPEALTESVTLSQGPERIVSGWWDGEKIIRDYFIAHSENGRWLWIFRTPDKQWFLHGLFS
- a CDS encoding error-prone DNA polymerase; its protein translation is MSQQYSELFCQSNYSFLEGASHAEELVLQADFLRYKALAVTDECSLAGIVKVHSAIKQHKLSLKQIVGSMFWLNEECQVILICPNREAYAELCRIITNARRRSSKGHYQLSEWDIMSAKHCFIVWLPQQKNEDAHWGQWLSQHHSGRLWIGLQRHLKQTDQQYIDYCVEMSHHHQLPITACGGVLMHNANRLPLQHSLTAIKYQKPITEVGSHLLANAERCLRSINKLSHIFKVEWLEESNRISELCEFELDSLRYEYPSELIPQGETPMSYLRMLVEKGKRARFPQGVPNDIQQIIEKELGLIDELDYPFFFLTIHDIVMFAKSQGILYQGRGSAANSVVCYCLEITSVDPRQISVLFERFISKERDEPPDIDVDFEHERREEVIQYIYKKYGRERAALAATVISYRFKSAVRDVGKALGLQETQLDYFIKNTNRRDKSLGWQAQLTQLGLQPDSLKGQQFIHLVNEIIGFPRHLSQHVGGFVISSGPLYELVPVENAAMHDRTIIQWDKDDLETLGLLKVDVLALGMLSAIRKCFDLIKRIHGRSLTIAEITRLKDDPQVYGMIQRADTVGIFQIESRAQMSMLPRLKPRTYYDLVIQIAIVRPGPIQGNMVHPFLKRRDGIEPISYPSKDVKSVLSRTLGVPIFQEQVIKLAMVAAGFTGGEADQLRRAMAAWKKNGNVFKFKNKLIEGMQNRGYETEFAEQIFKQICGFGEYGFPESHSASFAVLAYCSAWLKCYYPECFYASLLNSQPMGFYSPSQLVQDAQRHNVAILPVCVNTSQDNHIVVEHQNGLAIRLGLRQIKGFSEHGIQSVLANRPHSGYRHPSQVKQLSMNKKDIELLASANALHNVSGDRFQTRWAMMDSASDLPLFSQVHDDIKHSLHQPSEMQNLLEDFSSVGISLNKHPITLLEETNRLGRFTHMKDLKQQRHKSMVTVVGLVTGKQSPGTAAGVTFVTLEDNTGNINVVVWGATARAQQQAYLTAKALKVQGVLEKEGEVVHVIAGKLIDITDEITGLNTKSRDFH
- a CDS encoding SpoVR family protein, coding for MTAKSNIADRDKAAQKKNDKMLPDGPDWTFNLLEQYHVEIKRVAQHYRLDTYQNQIEVITSEQMMDAYSSIGMPINYNHWSFGKKFIQTEQNYKHGQMGLAYEIVINSDPCIAYLMEENTVTMQALVMAHACYGHNSFFKGNYLFQTWTDASSIIDYLLFAKKYIADCEEKYGVSEVEQLLDSCHALMNYGVDRYKRPEKISIAEETARQEEREAYLQSQVNELWRTVPQNKSKEETTKVRFPSEPQENILYFIEKNAPLLEPWQRECVRIVRKVSQYFYPQKQTQVMNEGWATFWHYTILNHLYDEGLVSDKFILEFLHSHTSVVAQPAYNSPYFSGINPYALGFAMFRDIRRICEEPTDEDKEWFPELAGSDWLEAVHFAMHNFKDESFISQYLSPKIIRDFKLFSVLDDDRKNTIEVSAIHDDPGYRLIREKLAAQYNLSNLEPNIQVFNVDVRGDRSMTLQYVPHDRIPLDKGYDEVMKHLYRLWGFDVILEELKDTGHREILTTCPKRNDYGSKI